In one Nocardioides luteus genomic region, the following are encoded:
- a CDS encoding carboxyl transferase domain-containing protein, giving the protein MASNLRELTLELRERLERVRQGGSERSRQRHTDRGKLLPRDRVDGLLDPGSPFLEVAPLAAYGMYDDGDEWAVPSAGVIAGIGLVAGRKCMIVANDATVKGGTYYPLTVKKHLRAQTIAAENNLPCIYLVDSGGAFLPKQDEVFPDREHFGRIFFNQANMSAKGIPQIASVMGSCTAGGAYVPAMSDETVIVRDQGTIFLGGPPLVKAATGEEVTAEELGGGLVHATKSGVVDHLADDDKHALEIVRGIVSTLPEQEVSTSSTTGTGYDEPVESPETLVDVVPADTRTPYDVREVIRRIVDGSKLQEFKQLYGETLVCGFAHIEGQPVGIVANNGILFSESALKGAHFVELCNQRGIPLVFLQNITGFMVGKEYENKGIARDGAKLVTAVACSVVPKFTVVIGGSYGAGNYGMCGRAYDPRFLWMWPNARISVMGGEQAASVLATVAGKPDDEELKAPIRDQYETQGSPYYATARLWDDGIIDPADTRRVLAMGLAIAANAPTPEPNYGIFRM; this is encoded by the coding sequence ATGGCGTCGAATCTGCGCGAGCTGACCCTCGAGCTGCGTGAGCGGCTCGAGCGGGTCCGGCAAGGAGGGAGCGAACGCTCCCGGCAACGGCACACCGACCGCGGGAAGCTGCTCCCGCGGGACCGGGTGGATGGTCTCCTCGACCCCGGGTCACCGTTCCTGGAGGTGGCTCCGCTGGCGGCGTACGGGATGTACGACGACGGCGACGAGTGGGCGGTGCCGTCGGCGGGGGTGATCGCCGGCATCGGGCTGGTCGCCGGCCGCAAGTGCATGATCGTCGCCAACGACGCGACGGTGAAGGGCGGCACCTACTACCCGCTGACCGTCAAGAAGCACCTGCGGGCGCAGACGATCGCGGCGGAGAACAACCTTCCGTGCATCTACCTGGTCGACTCCGGCGGCGCGTTCCTGCCGAAGCAGGACGAGGTCTTCCCCGACCGCGAGCACTTCGGCCGGATCTTCTTCAACCAGGCCAACATGTCCGCGAAGGGCATCCCGCAGATCGCCTCGGTCATGGGCTCGTGCACCGCGGGCGGTGCCTACGTGCCGGCGATGAGCGACGAGACCGTGATCGTGCGCGACCAGGGCACGATCTTCCTCGGCGGACCGCCGCTGGTGAAGGCGGCCACGGGCGAGGAGGTCACCGCCGAGGAGCTCGGTGGCGGGCTCGTCCACGCGACGAAGTCCGGCGTGGTCGACCACCTGGCGGACGACGACAAGCACGCCCTCGAGATCGTCCGTGGCATCGTCTCGACGCTCCCCGAGCAGGAGGTCTCGACAAGCTCGACCACCGGGACCGGCTACGACGAGCCCGTCGAGTCCCCCGAGACGCTCGTCGACGTGGTGCCCGCCGACACCAGGACCCCCTATGACGTACGCGAGGTGATCCGCCGCATCGTCGACGGGTCGAAGCTGCAGGAGTTCAAGCAGCTCTACGGCGAGACGCTGGTCTGCGGCTTCGCCCACATCGAGGGTCAGCCGGTCGGCATCGTCGCCAACAACGGCATCCTCTTTTCCGAGTCGGCGCTCAAGGGCGCCCACTTCGTCGAGCTGTGCAACCAGCGCGGCATCCCGCTGGTGTTCCTGCAGAACATCACCGGGTTCATGGTCGGCAAGGAGTACGAGAACAAGGGCATCGCCCGCGACGGCGCCAAGCTCGTCACCGCCGTGGCCTGCTCCGTGGTCCCGAAGTTCACCGTCGTCATCGGTGGTTCCTACGGTGCCGGCAACTACGGCATGTGCGGCCGCGCCTACGACCCGCGGTTCCTGTGGATGTGGCCCAACGCGCGCATCTCGGTCATGGGCGGTGAGCAGGCCGCCTCGGTCCTCGCGACCGTCGCCGGCAAGCCGGACGACGAGGAGCTCAAGGCGCCGATCCGCGACCAGTACGAGACCCAGGGCTCGCCCTACTACGCCACCGCGCGGCTGTGGGACGACGGCATCATCGACCCCGCCGACACCCGCCGGGTGCTGGCGATGGGGCTCGCGATCGCGGCCAACGCGCCCACGCCCGAGCCCAACTACGGAATCTTCAGGATGTGA
- a CDS encoding SACE_7040 family transcriptional regulator translates to MTSAPTKTRREQILDTAAELFAARGFHGVSVSELGAACGISGPALYKHFPSKDAMLAEMLVSISQELLREGRARVKGASSTTEAIEALIDWHVDFALRDRALIVVQERDWQSLPHEARDQVRTLQRKYVDLWADQLRDRNPSLALDSARAMAHAVFGLINSTPHNRVLPEESTRAVLTKMARAALAE, encoded by the coding sequence ATGACTTCGGCTCCGACGAAGACCAGGCGCGAGCAGATCCTGGACACCGCGGCCGAGCTCTTCGCGGCCCGCGGTTTCCACGGAGTGTCCGTCTCCGAGCTCGGTGCAGCCTGCGGCATCTCCGGCCCGGCGCTCTACAAGCACTTCCCGAGCAAGGACGCGATGCTTGCCGAGATGCTTGTCTCGATCTCCCAGGAGCTGCTCCGCGAGGGCCGCGCCCGGGTGAAGGGTGCCTCGAGCACCACCGAGGCCATCGAGGCGCTGATCGACTGGCACGTCGACTTCGCGCTGCGCGACCGGGCCCTGATCGTCGTCCAGGAACGCGACTGGCAGTCGCTCCCGCACGAGGCGCGGGATCAGGTGCGCACCCTGCAGCGGAAGTACGTCGACCTCTGGGCCGACCAGCTCCGCGACCGCAACCCGTCTCTGGCCCTCGACAGCGCCCGCGCGATGGCCCACGCCGTCTTCGGTCTGATCAACTCCACGCCGCACAACCGGGTCCTCCCGGAGGAGTCCACGCGCGCCGTGCTCACCAAGATGGCCCGCGCCGCCCTCGCCGAGTAG
- a CDS encoding SWIM zinc finger family protein, whose product MSPALTFAREPHRRGMVRVDSWWGRAFLRAIEELAYDDNQLSGARSLARSGRIGGLVVEAGRFAAAVDDERGLWTVTGTVPVLSADDVAALSEVLGASAERAEALLVGELPLDVAEHAEEAGVELVPYGDELAVTCTCGHWHAVCGHSLAVLHQLCWTVDRDATVLLHLRGAEREELIGRVRPGPEIVRAAPVGEATRDQVDDVEIALDAVLRARHMLEE is encoded by the coding sequence ATGAGTCCGGCGCTGACCTTCGCCCGCGAGCCGCACCGGCGCGGGATGGTGCGGGTCGATTCCTGGTGGGGGCGGGCGTTCCTGCGGGCGATCGAGGAGCTGGCCTACGACGACAACCAGCTCTCCGGTGCCCGGTCGCTGGCCCGCTCGGGGCGGATCGGAGGGCTGGTCGTCGAGGCCGGCCGGTTCGCCGCCGCGGTCGACGACGAGCGTGGCCTGTGGACGGTGACCGGCACGGTTCCGGTGCTGAGCGCGGACGACGTCGCCGCGCTCTCGGAGGTCCTCGGTGCCTCGGCCGAGCGGGCCGAGGCGCTCCTCGTCGGCGAGCTTCCGCTGGATGTGGCCGAGCACGCCGAGGAGGCCGGGGTCGAGCTGGTGCCCTATGGCGACGAGCTCGCGGTGACCTGCACGTGCGGCCACTGGCATGCGGTGTGCGGTCATTCGCTCGCGGTGCTCCACCAGCTCTGCTGGACCGTCGACCGCGACGCCACCGTGCTGCTTCACCTACGTGGGGCGGAGCGCGAGGAGCTGATCGGGCGTGTGCGTCCGGGACCGGAGATCGTCCGAGCGGCTCCGGTCGGCGAGGCGACGCGCGACCAGGTCGATGACGTCGAGATCGCGCTCGACGCGGTGCTTCGGGCGCGTCACATGCTGGAGGAGTGA
- a CDS encoding DEAD/DEAH box helicase, which produces MSFVPVTGRAVFRPAQPPRDSAVEFTDARRSVSLPMRAALPVLKKAYAASDLHPSVALVASAAHLGLRFVAAGQLEPVDGSWAVRYTPEDEERVRLLAESRAYEDLDGEAAELLVREIVAAVADAVPTSAPKASGSGVFRESLQTRLARYRTDEGPVTSALPSLVRLSFRVEAPEEDLLAGALTLVPQVHDEADPLHVADAERLWDEADDHGFGPRARTHAQVALRGAAEAWPVLDRLLDLPLPTSLTLSSDEVVGLLEDGAGWLKERGVDVLWPRSLSRDLTTSVAVDRAPSTSSRAREDLMRESPLGEKGLFAFQWQVALGGEPLDAAEMDALAAAARPILRLRGAWAVVHPSVLRRARKRLLKRITGGEALAVALTGQVPAEVAEAAPGEKVIIGASIARLRDEVIAATSGPAVDVPPELQATLRGYQVEGLTWLAGITSLGLGGCLADDMGLGKTLMTIALHLHRQKEHAGPTLVVCPASLLGNWEAELARFAPEVEVRRHHGSERDLDGATGVVLTTYGTMRRDVELLSAVQWGLVVADEAQHVKNAASATAKALREIPSHARVALTGTPVENNLTELWALLDWCVPGLLGSRLAFRRAWASQIEAGADVGKAKEFAALVGPFLLRRRKSDPGVAPELPPKTETDHLLSLTREQAVLYEAFVRNAMERIERLDADDPQRRGLVLSLLTGLKQICNHPAQFLKQEAGRITGRSQKIELLDELVSTVLAESGAVLVFTQYVAMARLLEAHWAASGVAHQFLHGGTPVAERSRMVERFQEGEVPVFLLSLKAGGVGLNLTRADHVIHVDRWWNPAVEDQATDRAHRIGQTRTVQVHRLITQGTVEERVAELLQRKRVLADAVLGAGEAAFTELSNAELRELVKLGPQKRRKRRRIAS; this is translated from the coding sequence ATGTCCTTCGTACCCGTCACCGGCCGCGCCGTCTTCCGGCCCGCGCAGCCGCCGCGGGACTCGGCCGTGGAGTTCACGGACGCCCGACGGTCGGTGTCGTTGCCGATGCGGGCCGCGCTGCCGGTCCTGAAGAAGGCGTACGCAGCCTCCGACCTGCATCCCTCGGTCGCTCTGGTCGCGTCGGCAGCACATCTCGGGCTCCGGTTCGTGGCCGCGGGACAGCTGGAGCCCGTCGACGGTTCGTGGGCGGTCCGCTACACGCCGGAGGACGAGGAGCGGGTGCGGCTGCTGGCCGAGTCGCGGGCCTACGAGGATCTCGACGGCGAGGCGGCCGAGCTGCTGGTGCGGGAGATCGTGGCCGCGGTGGCGGACGCGGTGCCGACCTCGGCGCCGAAGGCATCCGGTTCGGGGGTGTTCCGGGAGTCGCTGCAGACCCGGCTGGCGCGCTATCGGACCGACGAGGGGCCGGTGACATCCGCGCTGCCGTCGTTGGTGCGACTGTCCTTCCGGGTCGAGGCTCCGGAGGAGGACCTGCTCGCGGGGGCGCTGACCCTGGTGCCGCAGGTGCACGACGAGGCCGACCCGCTGCACGTGGCCGATGCCGAGAGGCTGTGGGACGAGGCCGACGATCACGGCTTCGGCCCGCGGGCGCGTACGCATGCGCAGGTCGCTCTCCGCGGAGCCGCGGAGGCGTGGCCGGTGCTCGACCGGCTGCTCGACCTGCCGTTGCCCACGTCGCTGACTCTGTCGAGCGACGAGGTCGTGGGGCTGCTCGAGGACGGGGCCGGGTGGCTCAAGGAGCGCGGCGTGGACGTGCTCTGGCCGCGCTCGCTGTCGCGAGACCTGACCACGTCGGTGGCCGTGGACCGGGCGCCTTCGACCTCCTCCCGCGCGCGGGAGGACCTGATGCGCGAGTCGCCGCTCGGGGAGAAGGGTCTCTTCGCCTTCCAGTGGCAGGTGGCGCTCGGTGGTGAGCCGCTCGATGCCGCCGAGATGGACGCCCTGGCGGCGGCCGCAAGGCCGATCCTGCGATTGCGAGGGGCATGGGCGGTCGTCCATCCCTCGGTGCTCCGCCGTGCGCGCAAGCGGCTGCTCAAGCGGATCACCGGCGGCGAGGCGCTGGCCGTCGCCCTGACCGGTCAGGTGCCGGCGGAGGTTGCCGAGGCCGCGCCGGGCGAGAAGGTGATCATCGGGGCCTCGATCGCACGGCTGCGTGACGAGGTGATCGCGGCGACCTCGGGTCCTGCTGTCGACGTGCCACCCGAGCTGCAGGCGACGCTGCGGGGCTATCAGGTCGAGGGGCTGACCTGGCTGGCCGGGATCACCTCGCTCGGCCTGGGCGGGTGCCTCGCCGACGACATGGGTCTCGGCAAGACGCTGATGACGATCGCGCTCCACCTGCATCGCCAGAAGGAGCACGCCGGGCCGACGTTGGTGGTGTGCCCGGCGAGCCTGCTGGGCAACTGGGAGGCCGAGCTCGCCCGGTTCGCGCCCGAGGTGGAGGTGCGCCGCCATCACGGGTCCGAGCGTGACCTCGACGGTGCGACGGGTGTCGTGCTGACGACGTACGGGACCATGCGGCGCGACGTCGAGCTGCTCTCCGCGGTGCAGTGGGGGCTCGTCGTCGCCGACGAGGCGCAGCACGTGAAGAACGCCGCCTCCGCGACCGCGAAGGCGCTCCGCGAGATCCCGTCGCACGCCCGGGTGGCACTGACCGGCACCCCGGTGGAGAACAACCTGACCGAGCTGTGGGCCCTGCTCGACTGGTGCGTGCCGGGCCTGCTCGGCAGTCGCCTCGCCTTCCGGAGGGCCTGGGCCAGCCAGATCGAGGCCGGTGCGGACGTCGGGAAGGCGAAGGAGTTCGCGGCGCTGGTCGGCCCGTTCCTGCTCCGTCGCCGCAAGTCGGACCCCGGGGTGGCGCCCGAGCTGCCACCGAAGACCGAGACCGACCACCTGCTCTCGCTGACCCGGGAGCAGGCCGTGTTGTATGAGGCATTCGTCCGAAACGCCATGGAGAGGATCGAGCGGCTCGACGCCGACGACCCGCAGCGGCGCGGCCTGGTCCTGAGCCTGCTCACCGGCCTCAAGCAGATCTGCAACCACCCGGCGCAGTTCCTGAAGCAGGAGGCCGGCCGGATCACGGGGAGGTCGCAGAAGATCGAGCTCCTCGACGAGCTGGTCTCGACCGTGCTGGCGGAGTCGGGGGCGGTGCTCGTCTTCACGCAGTACGTCGCGATGGCCCGCCTCCTCGAGGCCCACTGGGCCGCCTCCGGTGTGGCGCACCAGTTCCTTCACGGCGGCACCCCGGTGGCGGAGCGGTCGCGGATGGTCGAGCGCTTCCAGGAGGGCGAGGTGCCGGTCTTCCTGCTCTCGCTCAAGGCCGGCGGGGTCGGGCTCAACCTGACCCGTGCCGACCACGTGATCCATGTCGACCGGTGGTGGAACCCGGCGGTCGAGGACCAGGCGACCGACCGGGCCCACCGCATCGGCCAGACGCGTACGGTCCAGGTGCACCGGCTCATCACCCAGGGCACCGTCGAGGAGCGCGTCGCCGAGCTGCTGCAGCGCAAGCGGGTCCTCGCCGACGCCGTCCTCGGGGCCGGCGAGGCTGCCTTCACCGAGCTGTCCAACGCCGAGCTCCGTGAGCTCGTCAAGCTCGGTCCCCAGAAGCGCCGGAAACGCCGCCGGATCGCGTCATGA
- a CDS encoding molybdopterin-dependent oxidoreductase, translating into MTETTRPRAALPPGQREIDFFPRFGRRVDQPPPTVPAHPTVTFGGALTAPLEIPLGELVGADRRELAADFHCVAGWSVTGLLWEGVAFADVYQRYVAPAVSPGTTVTHVMVRGLDGERFVAQLDDLLADGVLLADRLGGRPLDGTHGAPLRLVNPAQYGYANIKHVCRIDVLAGAPEAGSPALLDRLLQSHPRARVWEEERHGTVPGWLIRPIYRMIKAVMLSAAARRSESGHHSKVNIG; encoded by the coding sequence ATGACCGAGACCACCCGCCCACGCGCCGCCCTCCCGCCCGGGCAGCGGGAGATCGACTTCTTCCCGCGCTTCGGCCGACGTGTCGACCAGCCCCCACCGACCGTGCCCGCCCACCCGACGGTGACCTTCGGTGGAGCGCTCACGGCGCCGCTCGAGATCCCCCTGGGCGAGCTGGTCGGCGCTGATCGTCGCGAGCTCGCTGCCGACTTCCACTGCGTCGCCGGCTGGTCGGTGACCGGCCTCCTCTGGGAGGGCGTCGCCTTCGCCGACGTCTACCAGCGGTACGTCGCACCGGCCGTCAGCCCGGGCACGACCGTCACCCACGTGATGGTCCGCGGCCTCGACGGCGAGCGCTTCGTGGCCCAGCTCGACGATCTCCTGGCCGACGGCGTACTGCTCGCCGATCGCCTCGGCGGCCGGCCGCTCGACGGCACTCACGGCGCACCGTTGCGCCTGGTCAACCCCGCGCAGTACGGCTACGCCAACATCAAGCACGTGTGCCGCATCGACGTGCTCGCCGGCGCCCCGGAAGCGGGCTCACCGGCGCTGCTCGACCGGCTGCTCCAGTCCCATCCGCGGGCGCGGGTCTGGGAGGAGGAGCGCCACGGCACGGTGCCAGGCTGGCTGATCCGGCCGATCTACCGAATGATCAAGGCCGTCATGCTCTCCGCGGCCGCTCGCCGCAGTGAGTCAGGTCACCATTCAAAAGTAAATATTGGCTAG
- a CDS encoding DHA2 family efflux MFS transporter permease subunit: protein MTDISAKPEKAPDDHLDKSVLIVAGVVVLGSIMSILDITVVSVALETFQREFDATSAEVAWTMTGYTLALATVIPLTGWAADRFGTKRLYMTAIVLFALGSALCALATSLPMLVAFRVIQGLGGGMLMPLGMTILTRAAGPERVGRVMAILGVPMLLGPILGPIIGGALIDSASWHWIFLINIPIGVIAIIYAWRALPRDHVEPSQSFDFLGMVLLSPGLALFLYGVSSIPEAGTILDTKVLSFMVAGLVLIAAFIPWALSARNDHPLIDVRLFGNKELTVAVITLSIFAMAFFGASLLFPLYYQQVRGEDALHAGLLLAPQGLGAMVTMPLAGMLADRTGPGKIVLSGLTTIAVGMFMFSRLDDATPYWYLLVSLFIMGLGMGATMMPTFAAAQATLREHTIARGTTLVNIVQQVAASAGTALFSVLLTNALSGKESISAADDLADKLGVPAGGLEKFLADPANQQKVGEAAASLGLDPAKLPEVFKAIPVEMAEAFSTTFVIAAILVLATLIPAWFLPKSKAEHGAAAPTVLH, encoded by the coding sequence GTGACAGACATTTCTGCCAAGCCTGAGAAGGCGCCGGACGACCACCTCGACAAGAGTGTGCTCATCGTCGCTGGCGTCGTCGTGCTCGGATCGATCATGTCGATCCTCGACATCACCGTTGTCTCCGTCGCACTGGAGACCTTCCAGCGCGAGTTCGACGCCACCTCTGCCGAGGTCGCCTGGACGATGACCGGCTACACCCTCGCCCTGGCGACGGTGATCCCGCTGACCGGTTGGGCCGCCGACCGGTTCGGCACCAAACGTCTCTACATGACCGCGATCGTGCTGTTCGCGCTCGGCTCGGCGCTGTGCGCCCTGGCCACCTCGCTGCCGATGCTGGTCGCGTTCCGCGTCATCCAGGGGCTCGGCGGCGGCATGCTGATGCCGCTCGGTATGACCATCCTGACCCGCGCAGCCGGGCCGGAGCGAGTCGGTCGCGTGATGGCGATCCTCGGCGTACCCATGCTCCTCGGCCCGATCCTCGGCCCCATCATCGGTGGCGCGCTGATCGACTCCGCCTCCTGGCACTGGATCTTCCTGATCAACATCCCGATCGGCGTCATCGCCATCATCTACGCCTGGCGCGCGCTGCCCAGGGACCACGTCGAGCCGTCGCAGTCCTTCGACTTCCTCGGCATGGTGCTGCTGTCCCCGGGTCTGGCGCTGTTCCTCTACGGCGTCTCCTCGATCCCCGAGGCCGGCACGATCCTGGACACCAAGGTGCTCTCCTTCATGGTCGCGGGCCTGGTGCTGATCGCCGCGTTCATCCCGTGGGCGCTGTCGGCTCGCAACGACCACCCGCTGATCGACGTACGCCTCTTCGGCAACAAGGAGCTCACCGTCGCGGTGATCACCCTGTCGATCTTCGCGATGGCGTTCTTCGGTGCCTCGCTGCTCTTCCCGCTCTACTACCAGCAGGTACGCGGCGAGGACGCCCTCCACGCCGGTCTGCTGCTGGCTCCGCAGGGTCTGGGCGCGATGGTCACGATGCCGCTCGCCGGCATGCTCGCCGACCGCACCGGCCCCGGCAAGATCGTCCTCAGCGGCCTCACCACGATCGCGGTGGGCATGTTCATGTTCTCGCGGCTCGACGACGCCACGCCCTACTGGTACCTCCTCGTGTCCCTGTTCATCATGGGCCTCGGCATGGGCGCGACGATGATGCCGACCTTCGCGGCCGCCCAGGCGACGCTGCGCGAGCACACCATCGCCCGCGGTACGACCCTGGTGAACATCGTCCAGCAGGTCGCCGCCTCCGCCGGCACCGCGCTCTTCTCGGTGCTGCTGACGAACGCCCTGTCCGGCAAGGAGTCGATCTCCGCCGCGGACGACCTCGCCGACAAGCTCGGTGTCCCGGCCGGCGGTCTGGAGAAGTTCCTGGCCGACCCGGCCAACCAGCAGAAGGTCGGTGAGGCCGCTGCTTCGCTGGGTCTCGACCCGGCCAAGCTGCCCGAGGTCTTCAAGGCCATCCCGGTCGAGATGGCCGAGGCCTTCTCGACCACCTTCGTGATCGCCGCGATCCTGGTCCTGGCCACGCTCATCCCCGCGTGGTTCCTGCCCAAGAGCAAGGCCGAGCACGGAGCCGCCGCTCCGACGGTCCTCCACTGA
- a CDS encoding endo alpha-1,4 polygalactosaminidase, with protein sequence MACGSAAAPSADTAPALPPTDGVFDYQLGGTADELSDGTPIDVVARDATAEPLEGAYNVCYVNGFQTQPGADWSEHPSALLRDASGDPVRDPDWPDEIILDPSTASTRSAIVEVVGPVIEGCADKGFDAVEIDNLDTWTRFDSISREGAFALASAYVTTAHDLGLAIAQKNAVEAARSAHDDLGFDFVVVEECGAYDECAAYTDVYGDHVLQIEYPDSLAEADLSFAAICVDPARAALTILRDRDLVGQDDPAYVYEAC encoded by the coding sequence GTGGCCTGCGGGTCCGCCGCGGCGCCGTCTGCCGACACGGCGCCCGCTCTCCCGCCCACCGACGGCGTCTTCGACTACCAGCTCGGCGGCACCGCCGACGAGCTGTCCGACGGCACCCCGATCGACGTCGTCGCCCGCGACGCCACCGCCGAGCCCCTCGAGGGCGCCTACAACGTCTGCTACGTCAACGGCTTCCAGACCCAGCCCGGCGCCGACTGGTCCGAGCACCCCTCAGCGCTGCTCCGCGACGCCTCCGGCGATCCCGTACGCGACCCCGACTGGCCCGACGAGATCATCCTCGACCCCTCCACCGCCTCCACGCGTTCGGCGATCGTCGAGGTTGTCGGCCCGGTCATCGAAGGCTGCGCAGACAAAGGCTTCGACGCCGTCGAGATCGACAACCTCGACACCTGGACCCGCTTCGACTCGATCTCCCGGGAAGGCGCCTTCGCCCTGGCCTCGGCATATGTGACCACCGCTCACGACCTCGGCCTGGCGATCGCCCAGAAGAACGCCGTCGAAGCCGCCCGCAGCGCCCACGACGACCTCGGCTTCGACTTCGTCGTCGTCGAAGAATGCGGCGCCTACGACGAGTGCGCCGCCTACACCGACGTCTACGGAGACCACGTGCTCCAGATCGAATACCCCGACTCCCTCGCCGAAGCCGACCTCTCCTTCGCCGCCATCTGCGTCGACCCTGCCCGCGCCGCGCTCACCATCCTCCGCGACCGCGACCTCGTCGGGCAGGACGATCCGGCGTACGTCTACGAGGCGTGCTAG
- a CDS encoding DUF4333 domain-containing protein has product MASFPLAIIVLFGSSACGGSIQERSLEKNVADQLEEMAGQRPDEVDCPGDLKAEVGADIRCTLTAGGEEIGLTVTVTSVDGTDAKYEIQVDEK; this is encoded by the coding sequence GTGGCATCCTTCCCGCTGGCCATCATCGTGCTGTTTGGATCGTCCGCGTGCGGCGGCAGCATCCAGGAACGCAGCTTGGAGAAGAACGTAGCTGATCAACTTGAAGAAATGGCGGGGCAACGGCCGGATGAAGTTGATTGTCCCGGCGACCTGAAGGCTGAAGTGGGCGCCGACATCCGGTGCACACTCACTGCCGGCGGAGAAGAGATCGGCCTCACCGTAACCGTCACATCCGTAGACGGAACCGACGCGAAGTACGAGATCCAGGTTGACGAGAAGTAG
- a CDS encoding putative T7SS-secreted protein: protein MALPKGAELGATDDPKALIVGDVAAVAEQATAILDEQRRIGNLLDRIEGIAVPTWEGGLGKAGYIYEKTSETQKFETYRESLKSVGTRLNTYADALGRAQDRAQSAIDKWNEGEAATKKALAEHNAAVDGYNRQVAEHNAAIRSGQSIPLIGFAHPGPFVDPGEPLRKDAKEILEDAREALDRAGASATETAQAKADLKRRGFRSLRDDLRKKFKEAGIPGDLLGGNGEIQGYKVDGDTLQLINANGEIYAFQLEEKWEEGVGEVKVAGEGKYTLYGVGGEVVGTFSKDGIKLEANAHIQIAQGEREFNVEHGYWNGSGNAQGSIGTEFNNSLSVDNGGVDAGVEAFAGGKAGGGGDVTFGGFGLGLDAEAWAGAGYVADLNMSWDGGRFSLEPEAGFALGLGGTVKPNIVVDFPEIAATGKDMIQNPSDIYDKVTLDSGEYLDIARDPEGLLRVVDKLQYDPIEMVDTGKSVVKAIGGLL, encoded by the coding sequence ATGGCGCTCCCGAAGGGCGCCGAACTTGGCGCAACCGATGATCCGAAGGCGTTGATCGTTGGTGACGTGGCGGCCGTGGCTGAACAAGCCACGGCGATCCTCGACGAGCAGAGGCGTATCGGGAATCTACTCGACAGGATAGAGGGCATCGCGGTTCCGACTTGGGAAGGCGGTCTCGGCAAGGCCGGGTACATCTACGAGAAGACGAGCGAAACCCAGAAGTTCGAGACTTACCGCGAAAGCCTCAAGAGCGTGGGCACGCGCCTGAACACCTACGCGGATGCTCTTGGCCGTGCACAGGACCGCGCGCAAAGCGCGATCGACAAGTGGAACGAGGGCGAAGCGGCAACCAAGAAGGCTTTGGCTGAGCACAATGCGGCCGTCGACGGCTATAACCGCCAGGTCGCTGAGCACAACGCCGCGATCAGGAGCGGCCAGTCGATTCCCTTGATCGGGTTCGCTCACCCGGGACCGTTCGTTGACCCAGGAGAGCCTCTTCGAAAGGATGCTAAAGAGATTCTTGAGGATGCACGAGAAGCTCTCGATCGGGCAGGCGCGTCTGCGACGGAGACCGCACAAGCCAAGGCGGATCTAAAACGTCGAGGCTTCCGAAGCCTGAGGGACGACCTCCGCAAAAAGTTCAAGGAGGCAGGCATTCCTGGCGACCTTCTCGGCGGCAATGGCGAGATACAAGGGTATAAGGTCGACGGCGATACTCTCCAGTTGATCAACGCCAACGGGGAGATCTACGCCTTCCAACTTGAAGAAAAGTGGGAAGAAGGCGTCGGGGAAGTCAAGGTCGCCGGAGAGGGAAAATATACGCTCTACGGTGTTGGCGGCGAAGTCGTAGGAACCTTTAGCAAGGATGGAATCAAGCTAGAAGCCAACGCGCATATTCAAATTGCGCAGGGTGAGCGTGAGTTCAACGTTGAACATGGATACTGGAATGGGAGTGGCAACGCCCAGGGGTCGATCGGAACGGAGTTCAACAACTCCCTGTCGGTCGATAACGGCGGCGTCGATGCGGGGGTCGAGGCTTTTGCTGGCGGCAAAGCGGGTGGAGGGGGTGACGTCACCTTTGGTGGTTTTGGACTCGGTCTAGACGCCGAGGCATGGGCTGGTGCGGGATACGTGGCCGACCTGAACATGTCTTGGGATGGAGGTCGATTCTCGTTGGAGCCGGAGGCGGGCTTCGCGCTCGGGCTCGGGGGAACCGTGAAGCCGAACATCGTCGTCGACTTTCCGGAGATCGCCGCGACAGGAAAGGATATGATTCAAAACCCCAGCGACATCTACGACAAGGTCACTCTGGACTCGGGAGAGTATCTCGATATTGCGCGCGACCCAGAAGGCCTCTTGCGCGTCGTGGATAAGTTGCAATATGACCCGATAGAAATGGTCGATACTGGAAAGTCGGTTGTAAAGGCGATCGGAGGGCTTCTCTGA